A genomic window from Treponema maltophilum ATCC 51939 includes:
- a CDS encoding tetratricopeptide repeat protein, with translation MKRFAAAVFALLCAALVFAQKSPYDLAPADTQVLLKKADDLIQKEQYESAFGALNALDDEFVLAKKIEIAINYFAQSMMHQMFAFRNLKKGETLYDVRSGGGSYSLVMFDPVKAVEEFKKKNGDKPVLNYALGLYYDDVLLRYRNQWLLSEEELVQKTIEYLQKAFDKNCYDGHSLSVLALAYYRSVDLTNAEKIYKKKIEAGFELSVNDYFNLGAICLRKNDFASALQYAEKSIEGYKDEPEYQSDSYLVCTDSCLGLKNYKKAENFLKTAEKRFPKDYRIVQRTIALYAAQKNKKETLKASEKLFAFAPENPAAPQMIMREYFNAGTEKWLPDFFEACLKTYAESGKARQNLLYHYAYSLHELGDKEKAAAKAKDAKAEFVKNGDLTAEIEENLDLFAK, from the coding sequence ATGAAAAGATTCGCTGCGGCGGTTTTTGCCTTGTTGTGCGCCGCGCTCGTTTTTGCGCAAAAAAGTCCGTATGACCTCGCTCCGGCCGATACGCAAGTTTTGCTTAAAAAAGCGGACGACCTTATTCAAAAAGAACAATATGAATCGGCGTTCGGGGCTCTCAACGCGCTCGATGACGAATTCGTACTTGCAAAAAAAATCGAAATTGCAATCAATTATTTTGCTCAAAGCATGATGCATCAAATGTTCGCATTTAGAAATCTTAAAAAAGGCGAAACGCTCTACGATGTGCGTTCGGGAGGCGGTTCCTATTCGCTGGTAATGTTCGATCCGGTTAAAGCCGTCGAAGAGTTTAAAAAGAAAAACGGCGACAAGCCCGTTTTGAATTACGCGCTCGGCTTGTATTACGATGACGTTCTTTTACGCTATCGGAATCAATGGCTTTTGTCCGAAGAAGAACTGGTACAAAAGACAATCGAATATTTGCAAAAAGCCTTCGATAAAAACTGCTATGACGGGCACTCTTTAAGCGTGCTGGCGCTCGCGTATTATAGAAGTGTCGACTTAACGAATGCCGAAAAAATATATAAAAAGAAAATCGAAGCGGGCTTTGAGCTTTCCGTGAACGATTATTTTAACCTCGGCGCAATTTGTTTGCGAAAGAATGATTTTGCCTCCGCGCTGCAATATGCGGAAAAAAGCATTGAAGGATACAAAGACGAGCCCGAATATCAGTCAGACTCGTACCTCGTGTGTACCGACAGCTGCCTCGGTTTGAAGAATTATAAAAAGGCCGAAAACTTTCTTAAAACCGCCGAAAAGCGTTTCCCCAAAGATTACCGGATTGTGCAAAGAACAATCGCCTTGTATGCGGCGCAAAAAAATAAAAAAGAAACTTTAAAAGCCTCCGAAAAACTGTTTGCCTTTGCACCCGAAAATCCCGCCGCGCCGCAAATGATTATGCGGGAATATTTTAATGCCGGCACGGAAAAATGGCTGCCGGATTTTTTCGAGGCGTGCTTAAAGACGTATGCAGAATCGGGTAAGGCGCGGCAAAACCTGTTGTATCATTACGCATACTCGCTGCACGAACTCGGCGATAAAGAAAAAGCGGCCGCAAAGGCAAAGGACGCGAAAGCCGAATTCGTAAAAAACGGCGATCTTACGGCCGAAATCGAAGAAAATCTGGATTTGTTCGCTAAATGA
- a CDS encoding sugar ABC transporter ATP-binding protein produces the protein MNDEYVLRMEGITKEFPGVLALDNVSINVKPGTVHAFMGENGAGKSTLMKCLFGIYHPDKGKIIFKGKEVKFRDAKDALEAGISMIHQELSNVPQRTVAENIWLGREPLKKGPLPLLDHRKMTEDTATLLKELNMPISPSSKMCDLSISAQQTCEIAKAVSYGASVVVMDEPTSSLSEKEVEHLFRIVNDLRAKGVAVIYISHRMNEIFRIADEVTVMRDGTVVGTYPASELNEDRLINLMIGRVTTQRFPSIDTEPGEVCLRVEHLSSPNPHSFQDISFDLRKSEILGIGGLVGAQRSEMVEALFGLRDVVVGEISVHGKKVKIRSPRDAIKNKIGLITEDRRGTGIFPLLSITKNTAMAAVTTNTEKKYLNKFGLIKHKEVEKMASGLSLLLRTKTPSMETQIQNLSGGNQQKVIVSRWLMTLPDILIMDEPTRGIDVGAKYEIYMIMADLVREGKSIIMVSSEMPELIGMSQRIMVLCNGRLTGVLGKRDATQESIMRLATKFSD, from the coding sequence ATGAACGACGAATATGTTCTCCGTATGGAGGGTATAACAAAAGAGTTTCCCGGCGTTCTTGCCCTCGATAACGTATCGATAAATGTCAAGCCGGGAACCGTGCACGCTTTTATGGGTGAAAACGGCGCGGGAAAATCGACGCTCATGAAATGCCTTTTCGGCATCTATCATCCGGACAAGGGTAAAATCATATTTAAAGGTAAAGAGGTAAAATTCCGCGACGCAAAGGACGCGCTCGAAGCCGGCATTTCGATGATTCATCAGGAACTGTCGAACGTTCCGCAGCGCACGGTCGCCGAAAATATCTGGCTCGGCCGGGAACCGCTGAAAAAGGGGCCGCTGCCCCTGCTCGACCACCGCAAAATGACCGAAGATACGGCTACTCTTTTAAAAGAACTGAATATGCCGATATCGCCGTCGAGCAAAATGTGCGACCTTTCCATTTCGGCGCAGCAAACCTGCGAAATCGCAAAAGCGGTTTCTTACGGGGCGTCCGTCGTCGTTATGGACGAACCGACTTCTTCTCTGTCGGAAAAAGAAGTTGAGCACCTTTTCAGAATCGTAAACGACTTGCGCGCAAAGGGCGTCGCAGTTATCTATATATCGCACCGCATGAACGAAATATTCCGCATAGCCGACGAGGTAACGGTTATGCGCGACGGAACGGTGGTCGGAACCTATCCGGCTTCCGAATTGAATGAAGACCGGCTTATCAATTTGATGATCGGCCGCGTAACGACCCAGCGCTTTCCGTCGATCGACACGGAACCGGGTGAAGTGTGCTTGCGCGTCGAACATCTTTCTTCGCCGAATCCTCATTCGTTTCAGGACATCAGCTTCGATTTGCGCAAGTCCGAAATTTTGGGCATAGGCGGTTTGGTCGGCGCTCAGCGCTCGGAGATGGTTGAAGCCCTGTTCGGCTTGCGCGACGTTGTCGTCGGCGAAATAAGCGTTCACGGCAAAAAGGTAAAAATCAGATCGCCGCGCGATGCGATAAAAAATAAAATCGGACTCATTACCGAAGACCGTCGCGGTACGGGCATTTTCCCCTTGCTGTCGATTACGAAAAATACGGCAATGGCCGCCGTTACGACGAATACCGAAAAAAAATATTTGAATAAATTCGGTCTTATTAAGCACAAAGAAGTGGAAAAGATGGCCTCCGGGTTGAGCCTATTGCTCCGCACAAAAACGCCGTCGATGGAAACGCAGATACAAAATCTTTCCGGCGGCAACCAGCAAAAGGTTATCGTAAGCCGCTGGCTTATGACGCTGCCGGATATCCTCATTATGGACGAACCGACGCGCGGTATAGATGTGGGCGCTAAATACGAAATCTATATGATTATGGCCGATTTGGTGCGCGAGGGCAAATCGATTATCATGGTATCGTCGGAAATGCCGGAGCTTATCGGCATGTCGCAGCGCATTATGGTGCTGTGCAACGGACGGCTCACCGGCGTGTTGGGCAAACGGGATGCGACGCAGGAATCGATTATGCGTTTGGCCACGAAATTTTCCGATTGA
- the fucU gene encoding L-fucose mutarotase, giving the protein MLIGVSPVISPELISVLHRMGHGDELVLSDAFYPGDSCNARVLRADGIKIPALLDGILRLINIDPYVNDPLVMMNAAKGDTLDPAVEASYFKAIKNIYPDAPAIARIDRFAFYERSKSAFAIVVSGETVKYGNIIIKKGVVPVASHWSM; this is encoded by the coding sequence ATGCTGATCGGAGTTTCGCCCGTTATAAGTCCGGAATTGATTTCCGTTTTGCACCGCATGGGCCACGGCGATGAATTGGTGTTGTCGGATGCGTTTTATCCCGGCGATTCGTGCAATGCGCGGGTTTTGCGCGCTGACGGTATAAAGATTCCGGCGTTGTTGGACGGTATTTTGCGCCTTATAAATATAGATCCGTATGTAAACGATCCTTTGGTTATGATGAATGCGGCAAAGGGCGACACGCTCGACCCGGCCGTTGAAGCGTCCTACTTTAAGGCGATAAAAAACATTTATCCGGACGCGCCGGCGATTGCGCGCATCGACCGCTTTGCGTTTTATGAGCGTTCAAAGTCGGCCTTTGCGATAGTCGTTAGCGGCGAAACGGTAAAATACGGAAATATTATTATAAAAAAAGGCGTTGTGCCGGTTGCAAGTCATTGGAGTATGTAG
- the rplM gene encoding 50S ribosomal protein L13: protein MKTIYINEKDCVRNWYLIDAADKPLGRVAVKAASFLRGKNKVTFTPNQEMGDFLVIINAEKVAVSGMKFRDKMYYHHSGYVGGMKAHNFEKTIERHPEDPLMIAIKGMLPKGPLGRKMLKNVKVYAGSEHPHAAQHPQVLEI from the coding sequence ATGAAAACGATTTACATTAATGAAAAAGACTGTGTCCGAAACTGGTATCTTATCGATGCCGCAGACAAACCGCTCGGACGCGTTGCGGTAAAAGCCGCTTCTTTTTTGCGCGGCAAAAACAAGGTTACGTTTACTCCGAATCAGGAAATGGGTGATTTTCTCGTCATTATCAATGCCGAAAAAGTTGCCGTGTCCGGTATGAAATTCCGGGATAAAATGTACTATCATCACAGCGGCTATGTCGGCGGCATGAAGGCTCATAATTTCGAAAAGACAATCGAGCGGCATCCCGAAGATCCGCTTATGATTGCGATAAAGGGTATGCTTCCGAAAGGACCTTTGGGACGGAAAATGCTTAAAAACGTAAAAGTATATGCGGGATCCGAACATCCCCATGCAGCCCAGCATCCTCAAGTTTTGGAAATATAA
- a CDS encoding regulatory protein RecX, giving the protein MTVSSVEEGPGGCIKIITSDGLSFFMRSDYLQSVALQDIRSGTCFTEDESDDIVQAGFAFAAERQALSFLNRSEHSRYMLECKLEKKGHAKQAVKKALDLLEGKKLLDDLRFAQAWLHDRLITRAEGPLRLSGELANRGVKRDLIDKALAALFEDVSVDELFVRARTKLERAGKSGKKLEDALIRKGFDLRSVRSIRSIGDESQYNKKTD; this is encoded by the coding sequence TTGACCGTCAGTTCCGTAGAAGAAGGCCCCGGAGGCTGTATAAAAATTATCACTTCCGACGGGCTTTCTTTTTTTATGCGCAGCGACTATCTGCAATCGGTAGCGCTGCAAGATATCCGCAGCGGCACCTGCTTTACCGAGGATGAGTCGGACGATATTGTTCAGGCGGGCTTTGCGTTCGCTGCGGAACGACAGGCGCTTTCGTTTTTGAACCGCAGCGAACACAGCCGCTACATGCTCGAGTGCAAACTTGAAAAAAAAGGCCATGCAAAACAAGCGGTAAAAAAAGCGCTCGATCTTTTGGAAGGGAAAAAACTGCTCGACGATTTGCGCTTTGCGCAGGCATGGCTTCACGATCGGCTTATAACAAGGGCCGAAGGCCCCCTGCGCTTGTCGGGCGAACTTGCAAACCGCGGCGTAAAGCGGGACCTTATCGATAAAGCGCTTGCCGCCCTTTTTGAGGACGTGAGTGTCGACGAATTGTTCGTTCGCGCCCGCACAAAGTTGGAGCGCGCGGGAAAAAGCGGCAAAAAACTCGAAGACGCTCTTATCCGCAAAGGTTTCGATCTTCGCAGCGTACGGAGTATTCGCAGCATAGGGGATGAAAGTCAATATAATAAAAAAACGGATTGA
- a CDS encoding AzlC family ABC transporter permease produces the protein MDRGLFFKSVQLTLPVFFGYIAIGIPFGLMITQAGYPWYTAPIMSIIMYAGAGQYAAVGLFASGASLPAIALTTLAVNIRHIVYGLSLSEKFAGTGTYKPYLIFALTDETYALLTSAAVPPNASKGQWYASVAALNQFYWVLGSLLGALLGVWIPFPLKGVDFALTLLFIVLLIDQLKTSKNPWPPLIGVFAGVIALVVFGPGKMLVTSLALGMTLLVLLRKPVEKKIGE, from the coding sequence ATGGATCGCGGACTTTTTTTTAAATCGGTGCAGCTGACGCTTCCCGTTTTTTTCGGATATATTGCGATCGGAATCCCGTTCGGGCTTATGATAACTCAGGCAGGCTATCCGTGGTATACGGCTCCGATTATGAGCATCATAATGTATGCCGGCGCGGGACAATATGCGGCGGTCGGCTTATTCGCGTCGGGCGCTTCGCTTCCGGCCATAGCGCTGACGACGCTTGCGGTAAACATACGTCACATCGTATACGGACTTTCTCTTTCCGAGAAATTTGCCGGCACGGGCACATACAAACCGTATTTAATCTTCGCGCTGACCGACGAAACCTACGCGCTTTTAACATCGGCCGCCGTTCCGCCCAACGCCTCGAAGGGGCAGTGGTACGCTTCGGTCGCCGCGCTGAATCAGTTCTATTGGGTACTGGGCAGCCTGCTCGGCGCCCTGTTGGGCGTATGGATTCCTTTTCCGCTCAAAGGAGTGGATTTCGCCCTTACGCTGCTGTTTATCGTACTGCTTATAGATCAGCTTAAAACGTCTAAGAACCCGTGGCCGCCTTTGATCGGCGTTTTTGCAGGCGTAATTGCGCTTGTCGTGTTCGGTCCCGGAAAAATGCTGGTAACATCGCTTGCCTTGGGCATGACGCTTTTAGTGCTGCTGCGCAAACCGGTCGAAAAGAAAATAGGGGAGTAA
- a CDS encoding LacI family DNA-binding transcriptional regulator, producing MITIKDVAQDAGVSTATVSRVLNKDLKVSDEKRRAVTTSIARLKYRLYPAARSLKMGKSKTVGVIAPELSNYFFMFLCECFERVLHQAGYSMILCCSNNSVEVEKKRLDYLASQFVDGIIAIPVSPVYRHFKRVQEDIPLVLVDRNFDAFNTDCVLVDNTGGSYKAVEALIRDGFKRIAFLGGDSGSMTSRERYAGYVQALKDARIACDKKLTASTGLNMEGGYKAMQTMLAMKERPDAYFCVNLMVTLGAAKRVMEEGERVQKSIVFAAFDDVYYSSLISWCRYFVAQPMQDMGTQAARMIIERIENPEAEFKKLRLPTSLIKR from the coding sequence GTGATTACGATAAAAGATGTCGCGCAGGATGCCGGAGTTTCAACGGCAACGGTGTCGCGCGTATTGAACAAGGATTTAAAAGTTTCCGACGAAAAAAGGCGCGCGGTAACTACGTCTATCGCCCGTTTAAAGTACCGGCTGTACCCTGCGGCGCGCAGTTTGAAAATGGGAAAGAGCAAGACGGTCGGCGTTATTGCGCCGGAACTTTCCAACTATTTTTTTATGTTTTTGTGCGAATGCTTCGAGCGGGTGCTGCACCAAGCCGGTTATTCGATGATTTTGTGCTGTTCGAACAATTCCGTCGAAGTCGAAAAAAAACGCCTCGACTACCTTGCTTCTCAGTTTGTGGACGGCATTATCGCGATTCCCGTCAGTCCCGTGTACCGCCATTTTAAGCGGGTGCAGGAAGACATTCCGCTCGTGCTGGTCGACCGCAATTTCGACGCGTTTAATACCGACTGCGTATTGGTGGACAATACCGGCGGTTCGTACAAAGCGGTCGAAGCGCTCATCCGCGACGGTTTTAAACGGATCGCCTTTCTCGGCGGCGACAGCGGTTCGATGACGAGCCGCGAACGCTATGCCGGCTACGTACAGGCGCTAAAGGATGCGCGCATCGCCTGCGACAAAAAACTTACCGCTTCGACCGGTTTAAACATGGAAGGCGGCTACAAAGCAATGCAGACAATGCTTGCGATGAAAGAACGGCCGGACGCATATTTTTGCGTCAATTTGATGGTTACCCTCGGAGCGGCAAAACGCGTTATGGAAGAAGGCGAACGCGTGCAAAAAAGCATTGTGTTCGCCGCCTTCGACGACGTGTATTATTCCTCGCTTATTTCGTGGTGCCGCTATTTTGTCGCCCAGCCCATGCAGGATATGGGCACACAGGCTGCCCGCATGATAATAGAACGAATCGAAAATCCCGAAGCGGAGTTCAAAAAACTCAGACTGCCGACATCGCTTATCAAACGATGA
- a CDS encoding substrate-binding domain-containing protein — protein sequence MKKIALVLALSVLMAGTVLTGCAKKSAAGGKVVMGALIRNLNETFLRDYADNLKKLANENNVELKLLDGNSDVATQLDQLNTLLTQGVKYFVIVPQDTAATEQMAKAIGAKGGAAAFSNIQPSVAALKTGKTFFLASSPESVAGDIQAQIIDDYFKTYPDKAPGKTINMLLINGQLGHPAQVNRRKGVLEGLASRGYTVNMVAEDTANWGAGEAQQKMDAWLAAHNGKFNVVVAQNDDMALGAIESMLTNKYTDDPSDVTKDTNGDGTVLKVPVLGVDGTETGVRSMNENKMYATVLQDSIGQSSTAFELVYQVATKGTAIGYTTKDGLSAAKEVTGEDPVTDASILDQCFLVPFKPIVK from the coding sequence ATGAAAAAAATTGCTTTGGTGCTGGCACTTTCCGTTCTTATGGCGGGAACGGTGTTGACGGGCTGCGCAAAGAAAAGCGCTGCGGGCGGAAAGGTCGTTATGGGCGCCCTTATTCGCAATTTGAATGAAACGTTTTTGCGCGATTATGCCGACAACTTAAAAAAACTGGCAAATGAAAACAATGTCGAACTGAAACTGCTCGACGGCAACAGCGATGTTGCGACTCAGCTTGATCAGCTGAACACGCTTTTAACGCAGGGCGTTAAATACTTTGTCATCGTTCCGCAGGATACGGCTGCAACCGAACAAATGGCAAAGGCAATCGGCGCAAAAGGTGGAGCCGCGGCTTTTTCAAACATTCAGCCTTCGGTTGCCGCATTAAAAACGGGCAAAACCTTTTTCCTCGCTTCGTCGCCCGAAAGCGTTGCAGGCGACATTCAGGCTCAAATCATCGACGATTATTTCAAAACTTATCCCGATAAGGCGCCCGGAAAGACAATCAATATGCTGCTCATAAACGGTCAGCTCGGACATCCGGCACAAGTAAACCGCAGAAAGGGCGTTCTTGAAGGTCTTGCATCGCGCGGTTATACGGTAAACATGGTTGCCGAAGATACGGCAAACTGGGGAGCCGGCGAAGCTCAGCAAAAAATGGACGCATGGCTTGCCGCGCACAACGGCAAATTCAACGTTGTCGTTGCGCAAAACGACGACATGGCGCTCGGCGCAATCGAATCGATGTTGACCAATAAATACACCGACGATCCGAGCGACGTTACAAAAGATACGAACGGCGACGGCACCGTACTTAAAGTTCCCGTTCTCGGTGTTGACGGAACGGAAACGGGCGTGCGCTCGATGAACGAAAATAAAATGTACGCGACCGTTTTGCAGGATTCCATCGGTCAGTCCTCGACGGCCTTCGAATTGGTGTATCAGGTTGCAACAAAAGGTACGGCGATCGGTTATACGACCAAAGACGGTTTGTCGGCCGCCAAAGAAGTTACCGGCGAAGATCCGGTAACGGATGCATCCATTTTGGATCAGTGCTTTTTGGTTCCCTTTAAACCGATTGTAAAATAA
- a CDS encoding GNAT family N-acetyltransferase yields MTDLQKTIRKAQPADTERILAIYETARAYMRSTGNPGQWKNGYPGRDQLARDMQKGSSYVCLAGDCIAGTFYFAVENEPSYASIRGAWLNDEPYGLIHRLAVAVPKCGIAAFCLQWCFAAVQNIRIDTHRDNIPMRHLLEKHGFTYCGIIFLADGSERLAYQKTADYRS; encoded by the coding sequence ATGACGGATTTGCAAAAAACGATACGTAAAGCGCAGCCGGCGGACACGGAGCGAATTCTTGCCATATACGAAACGGCGCGCGCTTACATGCGCAGTACGGGAAATCCCGGCCAATGGAAAAACGGCTATCCCGGACGCGATCAACTTGCGCGCGACATGCAAAAAGGTTCAAGCTACGTATGTCTTGCCGGCGATTGTATTGCGGGTACTTTTTATTTTGCCGTGGAAAACGAACCTTCTTATGCGTCCATACGCGGCGCATGGCTGAACGATGAACCCTACGGCCTTATTCACCGGCTTGCGGTCGCCGTGCCGAAGTGCGGAATTGCCGCTTTTTGCCTGCAATGGTGCTTTGCCGCCGTTCAAAACATACGGATCGACACGCACCGGGACAACATTCCCATGCGGCATTTGCTGGAAAAGCACGGCTTTACCTATTGCGGAATAATTTTTCTTGCCGACGGAAGCGAGCGCCTTGCTTACCAAAAAACCGCGGACTATCGGTCGTAG
- a CDS encoding ABC transporter permease, translated as MNKLTINRGTIKEFGGKYTNYITFVFLFIVLGILTRGGSMQLTSLQNLVIAESVRAFAALGVGMIIITRGIDLSIGFMVCLTTSIAASFAQNPDYSSAMYPGVNFPLFLPILTAIAVGTLFGAFNGVLVAYAKLPPFIATLGTMSLARGIQLIYTQAKVVGSVKDNYKAIAQGFIGPVPNLVIYVAVAAFIVWLILKHTRLGTNFYAIGGNPQAARVAGINVEANLVVVYALAGFLYGVAGVLQASRLGLANSLTGQGMELDAIAAVTVGGISQSGGVGTMGGMLVGVLTMGIINYGMTYLSIDSYYQLLVKGTIIIIAVYFDMRKNARKA; from the coding sequence ATGAATAAATTGACGATAAACCGCGGTACAATAAAGGAATTCGGCGGCAAATATACGAACTATATTACCTTTGTGTTTTTATTTATCGTGTTGGGTATTTTAACGCGCGGAGGCTCCATGCAGCTGACGTCGCTGCAAAACCTCGTCATCGCCGAATCGGTGCGCGCTTTTGCGGCATTGGGCGTCGGCATGATTATCATAACGCGCGGCATCGACCTTTCCATCGGCTTTATGGTCTGCCTTACGACGAGCATCGCCGCATCTTTTGCGCAAAATCCCGATTACAGTTCGGCAATGTATCCGGGCGTAAATTTTCCGCTGTTTTTGCCGATTCTAACGGCGATTGCGGTCGGTACCCTGTTCGGCGCGTTTAACGGCGTGCTTGTCGCGTATGCAAAACTGCCGCCCTTTATCGCAACGCTGGGAACGATGTCGCTTGCGCGCGGCATTCAGCTTATTTATACGCAGGCGAAGGTTGTCGGAAGCGTAAAGGATAATTACAAAGCGATCGCGCAAGGATTTATCGGGCCGGTGCCGAACCTTGTGATTTATGTGGCCGTCGCGGCCTTTATCGTGTGGCTCATTCTAAAGCATACGAGGCTCGGGACAAACTTTTACGCCATCGGCGGAAACCCGCAGGCGGCGCGCGTTGCGGGCATAAACGTCGAAGCGAACCTCGTCGTCGTTTATGCGCTTGCCGGCTTTTTATACGGAGTAGCCGGCGTTTTGCAGGCTTCGCGCCTCGGTCTTGCAAACTCGCTGACCGGTCAAGGAATGGAATTGGATGCGATTGCGGCGGTTACCGTCGGCGGTATTTCCCAATCCGGAGGTGTGGGAACGATGGGCGGTATGCTTGTCGGCGTTTTGACGATGGGCATAATCAACTACGGCATGACCTATTTGAGTATCGATTCGTACTACCAGCTTTTGGTAAAAGGAACGATCATCATTATCGCCGTGTACTTTGATATGCGCAAAAACGCGCGCAAAGCCTAG
- the rpsI gene encoding 30S ribosomal protein S9, giving the protein MKNLAIGTGRRKTAVARVFVRDGSGKVTVNGKDLDKYFATPEQAKIARQPLMVTASENKYDILIHVIGGGLNGQAGACLHGLARALTQIDQANYSALKANGFLTRDSRMTERKKYGQRGARRRFQFSKR; this is encoded by the coding sequence ATAAAGAATCTTGCAATCGGAACAGGAAGAAGGAAAACCGCCGTTGCCCGCGTTTTTGTCCGCGACGGCTCGGGCAAAGTTACCGTAAACGGAAAGGATCTGGACAAATATTTTGCGACCCCCGAACAGGCGAAAATCGCACGCCAGCCGTTAATGGTTACCGCGAGCGAAAATAAATACGACATTCTTATACACGTCATCGGCGGCGGTTTGAACGGTCAAGCCGGAGCCTGCCTGCACGGTTTGGCTCGCGCATTGACGCAGATAGACCAGGCGAATTATTCCGCCTTAAAAGCAAACGGTTTTCTCACGCGCGATTCCCGCATGACCGAGCGCAAAAAGTACGGTCAGCGCGGCGCTCGCCGAAGATTCCAGTTCAGCAAGCGTTAA
- a CDS encoding branched-chain amino acid transporter permease has product MLTLKEVFIAIPVMALIIFCTRAFSFVLFSKGHAPDLFRYIGKYLPPLVITLLILYTLKDIDFSQRSSFLPALAAIAFTVAAHIYKGNAMISIFGGTIIYMLLL; this is encoded by the coding sequence ATGCTTACGCTGAAAGAAGTCTTTATTGCGATTCCGGTTATGGCGCTGATTATTTTTTGCACCAGAGCATTTTCATTCGTTTTATTTTCGAAAGGACACGCACCCGATTTATTCCGCTACATCGGCAAATATCTTCCGCCGCTCGTTATCACGCTGCTTATTTTATACACTTTAAAGGATATCGATTTTTCGCAGCGTTCGTCGTTCCTTCCCGCATTGGCGGCAATCGCTTTTACCGTTGCGGCGCATATATACAAAGGGAACGCCATGATCAGCATCTTCGGCGGAACAATCATTTACATGCTGCTGCTCTAA
- a CDS encoding adenylate/guanylate cyclase domain-containing protein has translation MDPKDIKSLAFGARENGTVELDSSTLAGLKKMPIDIFDNVYLGETKPDALILCIDVRGFSNFLCSHDEKVVFSLITSFTSNFLSCVNQFGVGCSYYKLLGDGALVIWDKTDAKTLSEAITVFEMYTEFTRDELFKPYPELGLGGALVKEEVYKYEISAEASLLKYRDYVGYGINLACRLQGLAAKSKLILNEKLVNLNVFKTSAKDTPTLMEELARLKGIRPEDKEKVYFYTGIKQNNAFGITKHSYDR, from the coding sequence ATGGATCCTAAAGATATAAAAAGCCTTGCCTTCGGTGCCCGGGAAAACGGCACTGTCGAATTGGACAGTTCAACCCTTGCCGGATTGAAAAAAATGCCGATCGATATTTTTGACAACGTTTATCTGGGAGAAACCAAGCCCGATGCATTGATTTTGTGTATCGATGTGCGCGGTTTCAGCAATTTTTTATGTTCGCACGACGAAAAAGTCGTTTTTTCGCTCATAACGTCGTTTACGTCGAATTTCCTTTCGTGCGTAAATCAATTCGGTGTCGGCTGTTCCTATTACAAACTGCTCGGCGACGGCGCCCTCGTCATTTGGGACAAAACCGACGCCAAAACTTTAAGCGAAGCCATTACCGTCTTTGAAATGTACACCGAATTTACGCGCGACGAATTGTTTAAGCCCTACCCCGAACTCGGCTTGGGCGGCGCCCTTGTAAAAGAAGAAGTATACAAATACGAGATTTCGGCCGAAGCTTCGCTTTTAAAATACCGCGATTATGTCGGCTACGGCATAAACCTCGCATGCAGGCTTCAGGGGCTTGCCGCAAAATCAAAGCTCATTTTGAACGAAAAGCTCGTAAACCTGAACGTATTTAAAACGTCCGCAAAAGACACGCCGACTCTTATGGAAGAACTGGCGCGTTTAAAAGGCATCAGACCCGAAGATAAAGAAAAAGTATATTTTTATACGGGGATCAAACAAAACAACGCTTTCGGAATTACGAAACACAGCTACGACCGATAG